CAGGGCCCTCAACCCAACAAACCCAACAATTTCTGTTGGATTTCAGGGTCCTCAACccaacaaacccaactcctGTTGGATTTCAGGGCCCTCAAcccaacaaacccaacaaaTCCTGTTGGATTTCGGGGTCCTCAACCCAAGAAACCCAACAAATCCTGTTGGATTTCAGGGCCCTCAACCCAACAAACCCAATAACTCCTGTTGGATTTCAGGGTCCTCAACCCAACAAACCCAACTTCTGTTGGATTTCAGGGTCCTCAACCcaacaaacccaacaacttCTGTTGGATTCCAGGGCCCTCAAcccaacaaacccaacaaaTCCTGTTGGATTTCGGGGTCCTCAACCCAAGAAACCCAACTCCTGTTGTATTTCAACccaacaaacccaactcctGTTGGTCATTTGGGTAGAACCCAAGGCCTGGATTTCAGGGTCCTCAACCCAACAAACCCAACTCATTTGGGTAGAACCTGAGGATGGATTTCAGGGTCCCAACACCTTTCATAGGAGAAAAGACCCCGACCTCATTTCCCAACCTttagcagagctcagcctggaGGCTGCGTCCATCCACTGGCACCCAAACCCAGTTCCTATGGTCCCGTTTGGATGGAACCCAAAGACCCAAACCCAACTTCTATTGGATGGAACCCAATGATGGCTTTGGGGTTTGGGTGGCTTTGATGGGAAGGGTCTCATTGCTCTCCTACCATAGGGGTGCAGGTGGTCTCCGGGCAGCTGTGGTGGGGTGAGGCCCTGCCTATAAAGATCCGTGCTGTAGCCATTCTGATccaggggcagcagctgctgctgggggagccGGGGGTACGGAACCATCAACCCATCCAGGCCGTGAACGCTTCCACCatctaaagaaataaacatgggaaggaaggggagaaggggcTCAGATGGGATCTAGTCCCCCTACATCAGTTCTCAGTGCTCCTCACCTTCGCTGTCATCattgctctgcctgctgctgcgCCCGGTCCCCCTCCCGGACCCCAGACGTGGGTTCCccatctgctcctgctcctgctgctgttgttgctgctgttgttgctgcctGCGGGcgattttcttcatctgcaggaagaaagagacCCCAAATGAGAGGTTTTGAGGTAGGATGGGTGCAAGGGGTCTCCCACCTCTCATAGGCAGCGATACACCCGCATTCACACCCCCCTTCCTCATTCAATGCAATGGGTGAGCAATGGGGCCGCCACGAAGGGCTGCAGGTCTTCGTTAGGAAATGAGGACTTAATTTCTGCCCTCCCCAAGGGAAGAAGTGGGAAAcccttcttctcttccccatcaCTCACAGAGAGAGGGCAAAAGAACCATTAAGGAAAgggcaaaggaaaggaaaacatttcagctctgcatttcctgTGTTCCCCTCTAAGCTTTTCCTTGCATAGATCCACCCTATCCAAGATATGAGCTTTGGGCCCAAGGAATTGAGGGTTTTTAGTCCTTTCTCTATTGTTTTCTTGCACTGGAATGAATGTGGGACGTCCCACCCGTCCCCCTCACCCACCTTTGCTCTTTGGTTCTGAAACCACACTTGCACCACCCGCACTGTCAGCCCCGTCTCCGCCGCCAGGGTCTCCCTCACCTACCCGTgtaaaggaagaggagaggcTGGGTCAGAAACGAATGAGGTCCAATGGGTTCTGTGCCCATTCTACCCCTCCGTACCTTCCTACAGGgcttggaagagacctcaaaggATGCCTTGAAGGCCCTCCGCTGCTGCGTGGTGAGGATGGTCCGCGGGCGCTTGGAGCGTTTGTGGTCTTTGCTGTCCTCGTTGCCTTTGCCCTGTGAGTGGCCaccatcctcatcctcactCTTCACTgcagggggagatggggagaggTGAATTTCAGGGGGGGGAAGGTGGGAAGGGATGCTGAGTTTTGCTCCTCTTGTTGTGCAGATTGGAACAGAAGAGCTGAATGAAGGGAAGAGGAGCTCTGGGGTTGGGGTATGGGCAGTAAGGTGGTGCTGATGGCCAACGTGGGATGGTCAGGGAGCCATGGAGTGCTTGGATGGGTGGGATAGAgggggtccttaaaggtcatagagccatggaacggttgggttggatgggacctcaaaGGTCATGGAATgatggaatggttgggttgggttggaagggtcctcaaagaccatagaatgggttgggttgggttgggttgggttgggttggaaaggtcctcaAAGACCATAGAAtaggttgggttgggttggaaaggtcccCAAAGACCATAGaatgggatgggttgggttggactGGGTTGGGTTGGactgggttgggttgggttggttggttggtggaagggtcctcaaagaCCATAGAtaggttgggttgggttgggttgggttgggttgggttgggttgggttggaagggtcctcaaagaccatagaatgggttgggttgggttggattggaagggtcctcaaagaCCATAGAATGGGTTgagttggaaaggtccttaaagatgATTAAACCATGGAATGGGGCCTTAAACATCACACAACCACAGCATGgctgggttagaagggaccccaaaaccccaccatcccccttccccacctctccatctcctcacCGGACTCGGTGGGTGCAGGGCTGATGGCGCTCAgcatctccttctctttttcatagTCACTTTTACAGAGCAACTGCCCTTCCTTAAGAACAAACTCATCCCCCCTCTGCAGACGCCGCTCGCACTCGCAGCAGTAGAAGCAATGGACGTGGTAGACGTTCTCCAACACCCTCATGATGAGCTCAGTTGGAGCGATGGCCttcaggcagctgctgcacttGGTCTGGAAGAGCCTGTAAAGCAAAAACCGAGGGGTAAAGCactgggggaagggaagaatTGGGGAGACAGAttgggctggaggagctgtcACATAAAGGCAAACCTCTTGCAAAGAAACTCCGTCAATAATTAACACCTGTCACGTCAACAGCTTGATGGATTTCCCCCTCTGGCCCTTTCAAGTGGGATTTTGCCCCCACCGATAGGATTTGTGAGGGAAAGGGGATATAACttggtttttctctttcccataCCATAATAAGGAGCGTTACTGTGATGGACAGTAGAGAACTAGAGGCGGTTTGTTTCCCCCTTTCCAATTGGACCCCATGTGATCGCACCCCACAGCGATGGGGGGCTCTGCCCTCTCCCCCTGGGATGCTCTGCCAGGGGTTGGACATTGATTTCTGGTCTTAAGATGAagctgggttggaaaggtccttcaagatgggttggaaaggtccttcaagatgggttggaaaggtccttcaGGATGGGAGAACTATGGGGTGGGATTGTGTTGGTTGGGTTCTTAAAGATCGTATGGGGTGGGGTTGAGTTGAGTGGGTCCTTACAGACCATAGAAccatgggatggggttgggttggatgggtccttaaagatcacagaaccatggggttaaggttagggttaTAAGCAAGGAACAAGCAGCTTGTAGCCATTGCCCCACACATCCTTGATCCTCTGTCACCTTTGTAGGCACCTTTCAATCCCCCCTTGCTCtttttcagagtgaaaacaCCCAATTTAAGGGACTCTGGAAGccaagggaggaaggaggggggtCCATGGAGCTGCACCCAGCAAGGAACCTGATTTTGGggtccttttttcctctctaggGCTGCTCAGTGTCTGGATTCTCCTTGTTCAGGATTTCCTCTTGGGACCCCTTTGGGACGGTCCCCCCTCATCCAGATGCTGTTTGTGCCCCACTCTGTGtccagagagagaaacaaacaagcaccGAATGCCCCTCGCTCGGAGCAGATGGTTCTGATGAAGTAATTTGGGATCTAAACAAATGTGAGCGGCGGCGGCTGCCGGCTGACAGCTCCCATTTAGTCACTTGACAAGAGAAAGTAATAAAATCGGGATTAATTAGGCTGTTTGTTTAAACACACGGGATCTTCCCCACCAGCGGGGAACTCATAAACTAGGATTGAGAACAAGACCGGGTTAATCCTCCTGGCAAACTCAGAGGAGAGGGATGAAGGAGCTTTATGGGGGTGGGCTCATCCCTTCCAAATACCACCGTGGATTTGTGCCGTGCGGCGGCTTTCGGTTGCGGTGTGTGGGACGTTCGGAAGGGGAACGGGGTGGGATTTCTCCCCCTCCTTTTGTATGAGAgtctctccctcctctcctttgTCTTTGCTGTCGTTCACACTTGAGAGAATAAGGATGGAGAGAGCTGGGAGTGGGGAGCAGCCCTTTAGCTGTCAGCTCTTTGTATTGGGAGGAGGAATGATACGGGAGCGTGTCGCGGGCTGAGGCCAAATCCATCCCCTTCCCAACACCAACATCCCGCTGTGAAATagtaaaagtaataaaagaacACccaaaaaataaccccaaaacccaaccatacccctcccaccccccccaataAAAAGAGGGCTGAGCCATTAATGAGGTTTTCTGGCAGCGGTTGGCACTGGTGTGAAATATTACCAAGCTTTGGGTAATTCGTGATCCTCCAATTCAAGGGCAGATGGAGCGGAACGACCCCGTGGTGTGAATGTGAGCTCGGTGCCGGCTCAGCCCAgtttggactgggtgatctgtgatccattccaacccaaccaGCACAcggttctgtgatctttaaggacctttccaacccaacccactcTGTGGTTCTATCATCTTtgaggacctttccaacccaacccactcTGTGGTTCTATcatctttaaggacctttccaactcattctgtgcttctatgatcttgaggacccttccaacccaacccgCTACATAGTACTAAGATCcttaaggacctttccaacccattTTTGGGGTGGAAAGAGACCAAATATCCACCAAAAAGAGTCATTTTTGGGGTGGAAGGAGGTCAAATATCCACCAAAAGGAGTCATTTTTGGGGTGGAAAGAGGCCGAATATCCACCAAAAAGAGTCATTTTGGGGGTAGGAGGCCAAATATCCACCAAAAGGAGTCATTTTTGGGATAGAAAGAGGCCAAATATCCACCAAAAGGTGTCATTTTTGGGGTAGGAGACCAAATATCCACCGAAAAGAGTCATTTTTGGGGTAGGAGGCCAAATATCCACCAAAAGGAGTCATTTTTGGGGTGGAAGGAGGCCAAATATCCACCAAAAAGAGTCATTTTGGGGTGGAAGGAGGTCAAATATCCACCAAAAGGAGTCATTTTGGGGGTGGAAGGAGGCCAAATATCCACCGAAAAGAGTCATTTTTGGGGTGGAAAGAGGCCAAATATCCATTGAAATGAGTCATTTTTGGGGTNNNNNNNNNNNNNNNNNNNNNNNNNNNNNNNNNNNNNNNNNNNNNNNNNNNNNNNNNNNNNNNNNNNNNNNNNNNNNNNNNNNNNNNNNNNNNNNNNNNNNNNNNNNNNNNNNNNNNNNNNNNNNNNNNNNNNNNNNNNNNNNNNNNNNNNNNNNNNNNNNNNNNNNNNNNNNNNNNNNNNNNNNNNNNNNNNNNNNNNNNNNNNNNNNNNNNNNNNNNNNNNNNNNNNNNNNNNNNNNNNNNNNNNNNNNNNNNNNNNNNNNNNNNNNNNNNNNNNNNNNNNNNNNNNNNNNNNNNNNNNNNNNNNNNNNNNNNNNNNNNNNNNNNNNNNNNNNNNNNNNNNNNNNNNNNNNNNNNNNNNNNNNNNNNNNNNNNNNNNNNNNNNNNNNNNNNNNNNNNNNNNNNNNNNNNNNNNNNNNNNNNNNNNNNNNNNNNNNNNNNNNNNNNNNNNNNNNNNNNNNNNNNNNNNNNNNNNNNNNNNNNNNNNNNNNNNNNNNNNNNNNNNNNNNNNNNNNNNNNNNNNNNNNNNNNNNNNNNNNNNNNNNNNNNNNNNNNNNNNNNNNNNNNNNNNNNNNNNNNNNNNNNNNNNNNNNNNNNNNNNNNNNNNNNNNNNNNNNNNNNNNNNNNNNNNNNNNNNNNNNNNNNNNNNNNNNNNNNNNNNNNNNNNNNNNNNNNNNNNNNNNNNNNNNGAGTGAGAGACCAAATATCCACCAAAAAGAGTCATTTTTGGGGTGGAAAGAGGCCAAATATCCACCAAAAAGTGTCATTTTTGGGGTGGAAAGAGGGTTTTTTGCCTCTAAGAAGCAGCGCTCTTGTATCGTAACTCAATGGTGGTTTCACCATCTCCCGGCCAAGCCCTGAAAGCAAAtcctctctgctttgtgctAATTGAAGTAAACACCCAGTGAGCAGCTCATAAACACGGTGTCAGCTCGCATTACTCGAAATTAAAATTCTCAGCCCCATTTTCCGACACCGGGAATTCCTAAAGAGGTCGGTTTTAATATTGCCTGAATCCGGTTAAGTCGAGGTAATATCGTTTGGGTTGTCATAGGAACAAAATGCATCAACCAAGCAGGTTGGGGGGGGTTGATGGGAGGGTGGATGGGCCAAAAATGGGGCAGATTCCCcccttttttgggggaaaattAGGTATATTTAGGAATTGGGATGCGCTGACGGGAAGGAAACCGCGTCCCATTATTATAGGGATCCAGTcgcctcctgttttatgattcgagtgggtttttttccccctaaaatcCCAGTTTTTGAGTGTTTCTCCCCATTCTCACCccctatttctttcttattaagGTTTCCCTTTAGGTGGGCTCAACTCAGGAGCCACCATCAACCCCAAGGAATCACTTCTATACATGACGGAATGGGGTTTTCTTGCTTGGGAAAGGCTCTACTCAATGGGACACaacctttcccttcccattctcTGACCCCCATGTTTGGGTAAATGGCTCTGGGGGTCATTTTTACCTCTTTTCAGcccttttttttgccttttttggCTTGTATCGAGAAGATTTTGGGCCACCCTTGTGCTGATCGTCCCCCATCTCAACTCAAGGGACCCCCGAGCCGGGGATGGCACGGATGGGATTAAAAGGTGTTAATGAAGTGAGCAATAAGATAGAGGGGGGGTTAAGGAAGGGGTAGGGGGGGGTTGCTTCATTCAGTGCTTATTTGGTTAAGGTTTAGTCCAAATGAAGCGGTCCCAGCTTAAGGGAGGGTTGTTTGCTTAACGCTGAGCTGCAGAATCCAGGGGGGTTGGGGGAGATATTgaaaaggagatgggaaaaaaaaccccatccaGACCTTAGTGTTGGGGTAtaggggggggatatggggcaggatatggggcagggatatggggggatatggggcagggataCCCAGGGGAAAGCAGCACAATAGTGGACTTTGATTCCTTcattttcccccctccccattcgTTAATACAGGGCAGAACGGGGTGAGAAATTGCCCTTCCACTGGATTTATGGCTTCTTTTTTGGGGTCAGGAagggggaaataatgggggaCAGTGTTAGCGGTGCTCTCGGCTCCTTCTGATGCTCCGAAAAGAGCAGATTTCCCCTTAAAAAAGGCACTTTTTTGGTGATCCCTATAGAGGGATCTGGAGGGGGATCAATGGGCTGAGACCCTAAAGAGAGACCTGGAGAGGTTGAGACCAATGGTGAGACCCTATAGAGGGATCTGGAGGGGGATCAATGGGCTGAGACCCTACAAAGGGATCTGGAGAGGTTGAGAGCAATGGTGAGACCCTATAGAGGGATCTGGAGGGGGATCAATGGTGTGACCCTATAGAGGGATTGGGAGAGGGATCAATGGTGAGACCCTATAGAGGGATCTGGAGAGGGATCAATGGTCTGAgaccctacagagggatctggagaGGTTGAGATCAATGgtgtgaccccatagagggatCTTGAAAGGGATCAATGGGTTGAGAccctacagagggacctggagaGGTTGAGATCAATGGTGCGACCCTATAGAGGGATCTGGAGGGGGATCAATGGTGAGACCCTATAGAGGGATATGGAGAGGGAATAATGGGCTGAGACCCTACAAAGGGATCTGGAGAGGTTGAGAGCAATGGTGTGACCCTATAGAGGGATTGGGAGAGGGATCAATGGTGCGACCCTATAGAGGGATCTGGAGGGGGATCAATGGGCTGAGACCCTAAAGAGAGACCTGGAGAGGTTGAGATCAATGGTGCGACCCTATAGAGGGATATGGAGAGGGATTAATGGGCTGAGACCCTACAGAAGGACCTGGAGAGGTTGAGAGCAATGGTGCGACCCTATAGAGGGATCTGGAGGGGGATTAATGGGCTGAGACCCTATAGAGGGATCTGGAGAGGTTGAGAGCAATGGTGCGACCCTATAGAGGGATTGGGAGAGGGATCAATGGGCTGAGACCCTACAGAAGGACCTGGAGAGGGTTCGATGGGTTGAGACCCTATAGAGGGGTCTTGAAAGGGATCAATGGGCTGAGACCCTACAGAAGGACCTGGAGAGGAAATGTTGGGCTCCTACAGAGAGATCTGGAGAGGGATTGAAAGGTTGAGACCCtacagagggatgggatgggggttggATGCCCTTAGTGTACCCCCCTCGATCAAGACTCCCCCCTAGTTAAAACCCCCCCATTATGACCCCCTATTTAACCACCCTCCCTCTACACTAAGATCCCCCCCTCGCCCCCTTTAATCTTTTCGAGCTTTGTTCCTGGTGCGTTGTTGATTTAACCCCCCCGCATCAATATTGTCTAGACCTGCAAGCAACGATATCCCAAGTTGTTCTCATGGGATCTGGGATGAATCTNNNNNNNNNNNNNNNNNNNNNNNNNNNNNNNNNNNNNNNNNNNNNNNNNNNNNNNNNNNNNNNNNNNNNNNNNNNNNNNNNNNNNNNNNNNNNNNNNNNNNNNNNNNNNNNNNNNNNNNNNNNNNNNNNNNNNNNNNNNNNNNNNNNNNNNNNNNNNNNNNNNNNNNNNNNNNNNNNNNNNNNNNNNNNNNNNNNNNNNNNNNNNNNNNNNNNNNNNNNNNNNNNNNNNNNNNNNNNNNNNNNNNNNNNNNNNNNNNNNNNNNNNNNNNNNNNNNNNNNNNNNNNNNNNNNNNNNNNNNNNNNNNNNNNNNNNNNNNNNNNNNNNNNNNNNNNNNNNNNNNNNNNNNNNNNNNNNNNNNNNNNNNNNNNNNNNNNNNNNNNNNNNNNNNNNNNNNNNNNNNNNNNNNNNNNNNNNNNNNNNNNNNNNNNNNNNNNNNNNNNNNNNNNNNNNNNNNNNNNNNNNNNNNNNNNNNNNNNNNNNNNNNNNNNNNNNNNNNNNNNNNNNNNNNNNNNNNNNNNNNNNNNNNNNNNNNNNNNNNNNNNNNNNNNNNNNNNNNNNNNNNNNNNNNNNNNNNNNNNNNNNNNNNNNNNNNNNNNNNNNNNNNNNNNNNNNNNNNNNNNNNNNNNNNNNNNNNNNNNNNNNNNNNNNNNNNNNNNNNNNNNNNNNNNNNNNNNNNNNNNNNNNNNNNNNNNNNNNNNNNNNNNNNNNNNNNNNNNNNNNNNNNNNNNNNNNNNNNNNNNNNNNNNNNNNNNNNNNNNNNNNNNNNNNNNNNNNNNNNNNNNNNNNNNNNNNNNNNNNNNNNNNNNNNNNNNNNNNNNNNNNNNNNNNNNNNNNNNNNNNNNNNNNNNNNNNNNNNNNNNNNNNNNNNNNNNNNNNNNNNNNNNNNNNNNNNNNNNNNNNNNNNNNNNNNNNNNNNNNNNNNNNNNNNNNNNNNNNNNNNNNNNNNNNNNNNNNNNNNNNNNNNNNNNNNNNNNNNNNNNNNNNNNNNNNNN
The sequence above is a segment of the Coturnix japonica isolate 7356 unplaced genomic scaffold, Coturnix japonica 2.1 chrUnrandom461, whole genome shotgun sequence genome. Coding sequences within it:
- the LOC107307023 gene encoding LIM homeobox transcription factor 1-alpha-like, producing MRVLENVYHVHCFYCCECERRLQRGDEFVLKEGQLLCKSDYEKEKEMLSAISPAPTESVKSEDEDGGHSQGKGNEDSKDHKRSKRPRTILTTQQRRAFKASFEVSSKPCRKVRETLAAETGLTVRVVQVWFQNQRAKMKKIARRQQQQQQQQQQEQEQMGNPRLGSGRGTGRSSRQSNDDSEDGGSVHGLDGLMVPYPRLPQQQLLPLDQNGYSTDLYRQGLTPPQLPGDHLHPYDSEGVFHDMDSDSISHLGDCLLSTAEANLLQARVGNPIDRLYSMQSSYFTS